The genomic stretch TCGACAAGCGGCAGCCACCCTGTGGCTGGGGGCTGGCCTGGTCTGGCTGGCGGGTGGTTATCTGTTCAATGCGGTCGCAGGTCTTGGCCTGGGTATTGCGACGCTGCTGGTGGTGTTGCCGGCGCTGCTGCTGAGCATCAAGCCTTTGCGCCGTGCGCTGTTGACCAGCAAGGCCCTGGGACTGTTTCGCACGATCATGCCGGCCATGTCCGACACTGAGCGCGCGGCTATTGAGTCCGGCACCGTCTGGTGGGACGCCGAGCTGTTCAGCGGCAAACCCAATTGGCCGCGCCTGCTGCAGGCCGCGCCGGCGCGTTTGAGCGCCGAAGAACAGGCCTTCCTCGACAACGAAGTGGAAACCCTCTGCGACATGGCCAACGACTGGGAAACTACCCAGGTCTGGCAGGACCTGTCGCCTGAAGGCTGGCAGTACACCAAGGACGCCGGTTTCCTCGGCATGATCATCCCCAAGCAATATGGCGGCAAAGGCTTCTCCCACTATGCCCATTCGCAAGTGGTGATGAAGCTGTCGACCCGTTGCTCGGCGGCGGCGATTTCGGTGATGGTTCCCAACTCCCTGGGCCCCGCCGAACTGTTGTTGCATTACGGCACCGATGCCCAGCGCAACTACTACCTGCCGCGCCTGGCCCGTGGCGAAGACATCCCGTGCTTTGCCCTCACCAGCCCCTACGCCGGCTCCGATGCCGGGGCGATTCCCGACCTGGGCATCGTTTGCAAGGGCCTGCATGAAGGCCAGGAAGTACTGGGTTTCAGCGTGACCTGGGACAAGCGCTACATCACCCTCGGTCCCATTGCCACTGTGCTGGGCCTGGCCTTCCGCGCCGAAGACCCGGACGGCCTGCTGGGCCAGCCCGGTTCGCTGGGCATCACCTGCGCATTGATCCCCACCTCCCATCCCGGGGTGGACAGTGGGCGCCGTCACTGGCCCCTCAATGCGGTGTTCCAGAACGGTCCTACCACCGGCAAGGATGTGTTCATTCCCCTGGAATGGGTGATCGGCGGCCGCGAGCAAGTGGGCAACGGCTGGCGCATGCTGATGGAATGCCTGGCGGCCGGGCGGGCGATTTCCCTGCCGTCGGCCAACGTCGGCCTGGGCAAGGTGGCGGTACGCGGCACCACGGCCTATGCGGCGATGCGTAAACAGTTCGGCCTGCCCATCGGCAAGTTCGAAGGCGTGCAGGCGCCCCTGGCGCGCATGGCCGGGCATCTGTATGCCTGCGACGCCGTGCGCAAGGTATCGGTGGCGTCGTTGGATGCGGGCGAGAAGCCCTCGGTTATCTCGGCGATCGCCAAATACCACGTCACCGAGCGCGCACGGATCATCGTCAACGATGGCATGGATATCGTCGCCGGCAAGGGCATCTGCATGGGCCCCAATAACTTCCTGGCCCGTGCCTATCAGCAAAGCCCCATCGCGATCACGGTGGAGGGCGCGAATATCATGACCCGCTGCCTGATCATCTATGGCCAGGGCCTGATCCGTTGCCATCCTTATGTACTGCGCGAGATGGAAGCG from Pseudomonas fluorescens encodes the following:
- a CDS encoding acyl-CoA dehydrogenase — encoded protein: MVIWLLAGLAAATALAYRQAAATLWLGAGLVWLAGGYLFNAVAGLGLGIATLLVVLPALLLSIKPLRRALLTSKALGLFRTIMPAMSDTERAAIESGTVWWDAELFSGKPNWPRLLQAAPARLSAEEQAFLDNEVETLCDMANDWETTQVWQDLSPEGWQYTKDAGFLGMIIPKQYGGKGFSHYAHSQVVMKLSTRCSAAAISVMVPNSLGPAELLLHYGTDAQRNYYLPRLARGEDIPCFALTSPYAGSDAGAIPDLGIVCKGLHEGQEVLGFSVTWDKRYITLGPIATVLGLAFRAEDPDGLLGQPGSLGITCALIPTSHPGVDSGRRHWPLNAVFQNGPTTGKDVFIPLEWVIGGREQVGNGWRMLMECLAAGRAISLPSANVGLGKVAVRGTTAYAAMRKQFGLPIGKFEGVQAPLARMAGHLYACDAVRKVSVASLDAGEKPSVISAIAKYHVTERARIIVNDGMDIVAGKGICMGPNNFLARAYQQSPIAITVEGANIMTRCLIIYGQGLIRCHPYVLREMEAARNTDSRQALLAFDSAMFGHLSFVLANTVRAAVHSLTGGRLISVPAKTDPALASYYRQANRLSVVLALISDISMGVLGAALKRKESITGRLGDILSQLYILSCVLKRFEDDGRPQADLPLVHWSAQDALLRAHEALAEVLDNYPSKPAAAVIRGLSFPFGIPLRKPSDRLLAQVAELVQTPGESRDRLLANSYIPRPEIDKLAYGELAFRLLPQVVLIEGRLKAAVKQGALDPMPISATAFTAWRIKARALDLISADEDALLARYVEYADHGIQVDDFPQDFGLLEALQKRQQAVEQTVKPSSKKRENAPVN